GCGCGCTCGCCGAGCGCAGCGCGAGCCGCCTGCTCGAAGTGGACAACCGCACCGCGCCCGCCACGCTGACCGACCGGCGTTTCTCCGAACTGCCGGAGCTGATCGAGCCGGGCGACTTGCTCGTCTTCAACGATACCAAAGTCCTGAAGGCGCGGTTCTTCGGCCAGAAGGCCAGTGGCGGGCGCGTGGAAGTGCTGATCGAGCGCCTGACCGGTGCGACCACCGCGCTCGCCCAGATTCGCGCGAGCAAGAGTCCGACGGCGGGCAGCAGCATCAAGCTCGCGGACGCATTCGACGTGACCGTCGGCGAGCGCGTGGAGCCGTTCTACACGCTGCACTTTCCGGCCGATTGCCTGACGCTCATCGAGCAATACGGGCGCTTGCCGCTGCCGCCGTATATCGAGCACGACGCCGACGCCTACGACGAATCGCGCTACCAGACCGTCTATGCGGCCAACCCCGGCGCGGTGGCCGCGCCCACGGCGGGCCTGCATTTCGACGACGCCCTCTTTGCCCGGCTCGATGCGGGCGGCGTCGAACGCGCGACGCTTACGCTGCACGTCGGCGCGGGCACGTTCCAGCCGGTGCGCGTCGACAACATCGCCGAGCACAAGATGCATAGCGAGTGGTACGCGCTGCCGCAGCCGCTCGTGGATCGCATCGCAGCGGTCAAGGCGCGCGGCAACCGCGTGATCGCCGTCGGCACAACGTCCATGCGCGCGCTCGAAGCCGCCGCGCGCGATGCCGCCGAGGCCGGCCGACCGCTTGCCGCGACCAGCGCGGAAACCGATATCTTCATCACGCCGGGCTACGAGTTCCGCATCGTCGACCGGCTGATCACCAACTTCCATCTGCCGAAATCGACGCTGATGATGCTCGTCTCGGCGTTTGCCGGCATGGAGACGATCCGCGAGGCGTACCGTCACGCGATCGAGGCGCGTTACCGCTTTTTCAGCTACGGCGACGCGATGCTGCTCACGCGCGCCTGATTTTTCAACCCGACGCGCCGGACTGTTCTCCGGTAGCACAGGAATCGACATGACCGAGAATCACACTCCGCCGGACAACGGCCTGAAGTTCGAACTGCTGACGACCGACGGGCAGGCGCGCCGCGGCCGCCTCACGCTGAATCACGGCGTCATCGAGACGCCGATTTTCATGCCGGTCGGCACGTACGGCACCGTGAAAGCGATCCAGCCGCGCGAACTCGAAGAAATTCGCGCTCAGATCATTCTCGGCAACACGTTTCACCTTTGGTTGCGCCCAGGACTTGAGACGATCGGCGCCCACGGCGGGCTGCATCGCTTCATGGGCTGGAACCGGCCGATTCTCACCGATTCCGGCGGCTTTCAGGTGTTTTCGCTCGGCGATCTGCGCAAGATCACCGAAGATGGCGTCACGTTCGCGTCGCCGATCAATGGCGACCGGCTGTTCCTCTCGCCCGAAGTGTCGATGCAGATCCAGAAGGTGCTGAACTCGGACATCGTCATGCAGTTCGACGAATGCACGCCGTACGCGACCAACGGCGTGCCGACTTCGCACAAGGAAGCCGCCGACTCCATGCGCATGTCGATGCGCTGGGCGAAGCGTTCCGTCGACGAATTCACGCGGCTCGGCAATCCGAACGCGCTCTTCGGCATCGTGCAGGGCGGCATGTTCGAAGACCTGCGCGACGAATCGCTGGCAGGACTCTCCGACATCGGCTTTCACGGCTTCGCGATCGGCGGGCTGTCGGTCGGCGAGCCGAAGGAAGACATGATGCGCGTTCTGAACCACATCGGGCCGAAACTGCCTGCCGACAAGCCGCATTATCTGATGGGCGTCGGCACGCCGGAGGATCTCGTGGCAGGCGTGGCGGCGGGCGTCGACATGTTCGATTGCGTGATGCCCACGCGCAATGCGCGCAACGGCTGGCTATTCACGCGCTTCGGCGATCTGAAGATCAAGAACGCGACCCATAAGAATTCCATGAAACCGCTCGACGAAAGCTGCGGCTGCTACACGTGCCGTAACTTCACGCGGGCGTATCTGCATCATCTGCATCGCGTGGGCGAGATTCTCGGCGCGCAACTCAACACCATCCACAACCTGCACTACTACCTGCAATTGATCGGCGAAGTGCGCGAGTCGATTGAAAATCACTCGTTCGACGCGTTCCGCAAGACGTTCGCCGAAAACCGCGCGCGCGGGGTCGATTGAGCGAACGCCGGTCGCGGCCCGGCCGGCATTACAATAAGCTTTCTATCGCTCGCCGAAACGCCTTGCGCGCGGGCCTAACGGCTTGATGCCAAAGCGCATTCCGGCGTCTTGCCGGCATGGGCGAGTGGTAGAATGTCGGGCTAATTTCTGAGCCGGTCTTCAAATCGCAATTTCGCAGTATTTTCGACGTATAACGGAGAGACCAACGTGTCGTTCATTTCGAATGCCTTTGCACAAGGCGCCACCGCGGGCAGCGCGGAATCGAGTCTGATGAGCTTTCTGCCGCTGATCCTGATGTTCGCGGTGCTGTACTTCATCATGATCCGTCCGCAAATGAAGCGTCAGAAGGAGCATCGCAACATGCTGGCCGCCATGGCCAAGGGCGACGAAGTGGTGACCAACGGCGGTATCGTCGGCAAGGTGACGAAGGTGTCGGAAGCGTATGTCGGCGTGGAAATCGCCGAAGGCACGGAAATCACCGTGCAGAAGGCCTCCGTCACGACTATTCTCCCGAAGGGCACCATCAAGTCGCTGTAAGGCCAGATCCTTTCGCGTCCGGCGCGGCCTCGCTCCGAGCCCTCCGAGTCACACGAGTCACTCAAGCGGCTCGTCGCGCATAACGCCGGACGCCCTCTCCCCCGAAGCCAACTTTCTGTTCGGCCATCTCCATGAATCGTTATCCCCTTTGGAAGTATGTCGTGATGCTGGTGGCGCTCGTCATCGGTCTCGTGTACACGCTTCCCAATTTCTTCGGCGAAGCGCCCGCCGTGCAGGTGTCGAGCGGCAAGGCGACCGTCAAGCTGGATTCGTCCACGCTCGCGAATGTGGAAGGCGCGCTCGCCGCGAGCCACATCACGGCGGACGAAGTCACGTTCGACAATTCGCAGGCCAACGCGAACATTCGCGTACGCCTGAAGGACACCGACACGCAGTTGCGCGTGAAGGACCTGCTGACGAAAACGCTGAACAGCGACCCGACCGATCCGCAATACATCGTCGCGCTGAATTTGCAGAGCGCCTCGCCGCGCTGGCTGACGGCGCTGCACGCGCTGCCGATGTACCTCGGTCTCGACTTGCGCGGCGGCGTGCACTTCCTGCTTCAGGTGGACATGGCCGGCGCGCTGAACAAAAAGCTCGATTCCGACGCAGCCGACGCCCGCACGTATCTGCGCGATCGCAATATTCGCGATGGCGGCGTGAATCGCGTGGGGCAATCGGTCGTCGTGAATTTTTCGGATCAGGCGGTCGCGGACAACGCGCGCAACCTGCTTTCGACGGGCGTTTCCGAGCTCCAATGGACGACGCGCCAGAGCGGCGACGGCGTTCAGGTGGTCGGCACGTTCTCGGCGGGCACGCAGAAGACGGTCGAAGACGGCGCGCTCAAGCAGAACATCACGACGCTGCATAACCGGGTGAATGAACTCGGCGTCGCGGAGCCGGTGATTCAGCAACAAGGCGCGGACCGCATCGTGGTCGAGCTGCCGGGCGTGCAGGACACGGCGAAGGCCAAGGACATCATCGGCCGCACGGCGACGCTCGAAGCGCGCCTTGCCGACCCGGTGAACACCTACGCCTCGAGTCCGAACGATGCCGTTCCCCCCGGCGACGAAGCGTTCAAGCAAGGCGACCGCACCGTGTTCCTGCGCAAGCAGGTTATTTTCACCGGCGACCGCATCATCGACGCCTCGGCGGGCTTCGACGATCACCAGCGTCCGTCCGTGAACATCCGTCTCGATTCGGCCGGCGGGCGCGCAGTGGGCTCGGTCTCGCGCGACAACATCGGCAAGCCGATGGCGATGGTGCTGTTCGAGAAGGGCAAGGGCGAAGTGCTGACGGTCGCGACCATCCAGTCCGAACTCGGCGACCGCTTCCAGATCACCGGCCAGCCGACGCCGCAAGCCGCCACCGATCTCGCGCTGCTCCTGCGCGCCGGCTCGCTCGCGGCGCCGATGGACATCATCGAGGAACGCACGGTCGGCCCGAGCCTCGGCGCGGACAACATCAAGAAGGGCTTCGATTCGGTCACGTACGGTTTTGCCGCGATCGCCGTCTTCATGATCGTGTACTACCTGCTGTTCGGCCTGATCTCGATGCTCTCGCTGTCGGTGAATCTGCTGCTGCTCGTCGCGATTCTCTCGATGCTGCAGGCCACGCTGACGCTGCCGGGTATCGCTGCTATCGCGCTCGCGCTCGGTATGGCGATCGACGCGAACGTGCTGATCAACGAGCGTATCCGCGAAGAACTGCGCAACGGCGCGCCGCCGCAGACCGCGATTCAGGAAGGCTTCAAGCACGCGTGGGCGACGATTCTCGATTCGAACGTCACCACGCTGATCGCCGGTCTCGCGCTGCTCGCGTTCGGTTCCGGCCCGGTGCGCGGCTTCGCGGTCGTGCACTGTATCGGCATTCTGACGTCGATGTTCTCGGCCGTGTTCTTCTCGCGCGGTCTCGTGAACCTGTGGTATGGCGGCAAGAAGAAGCTGAAGTCGCTGGCTATCGGTCAGGTGTGGCGTCCGGAAGGCGCAAGTGCCGAATCCGCCGCTGCGGCTTATCTCGCCGCGCAGCACGGTGACGAAGCAGTCGTCGAGGAAGTCGTCCCGGCCGCCCGCAGCAAGGCCAAGGCGCGCGCCGCCGCGCCGCGCGCAAGCGCTCAGACGGCCGCGCCCACCGGCAAGCCGACCGTGCGCCGCCGCTCGGGCCCCGGCATCGATCAACAGAAACCGGGCCAGTCGCACTGAAGCCCTGAGCCCCGGAGAGACGAAACATGGAATTCTTCCGCATTCGCCGCGACTTGCCGCTGATGCAGCGCGCGTTGATCTTCAACGCGATCTCGCTCATCACGTTCCTCGCGGCTGTCTTTTTCCTCGTGCATCGCGGGCTGCATCTGTCGGTCGAGTTCACCGGCGGCACGGTCATCGAAGTGCAGTATCCGCAGGCCGTGCCGCTCGAACCGGTGCGCGCCACCATGGCGAAGCTCGGTTACGGCGACGCGCAAGTGCAGAACTTCGGCACCTCGCGCGACGTGCTGATCCGCCTGCCGCTCAAGCAGGGCTTGACGTCCGCCCAGCAGAGCGATCAGGTGATGAGCGCGCTCAAGTCGAACGACGCGCAAGTCAGCTTGCAGCGCGTGGAGTTCGTCGGGCCGCAGGTCGGCAAGGAACTCGTGACCAACGGCCTCGCCGCGCTGGCATGCGTGGTGATCGGCATCGTGATCTACCTGTCGTTCCGCTTCGAATGGAAGTACGCGGTGGCGGGCATCATCGCGAACCTGCACGACGTGGTGATTATTCTCGGATTCTTCGCCTACTTCCAGTGGGAGTTCTCGCTCTCGGTGCTGGCGGCGATTCTCGCGGTGCTCGGCTATTCGGTGAACGAGTCGGTGGTTATCTTCGACCGGATTCGCGAAACGTTCCGCAAGCAGCGCAAGATGACGGTGATCGAAGTCATCAACCACGCGATCACGAGCACGATGTCGCGGACCATCATCACGCACGGCTGTACCGAAATGATGGTGCTCTCGATGTTCTTCTTCGGCGGTCCGACGCTGCACTACTTCGCGCTGGCGCTGACCGTGGGTATTCTGTTCGGTATCTATTCGTCGGTGTTCGTTGCCGCCGCGCTCGCCATGTGGTTCGGCGTCAAGCGTGAAGACCTGATCAAGGAAAAGAAGGACAAGTACGACCCGAACGACCCGAACGCGGGCGCTCAGGTTTAACGCTTCTTTCGCAGCGCAGAAGCAAAAAGGGCCGGTCTCGATGACCGGCCCTTTTCTTTTTCTCGCGCAATCCGTCGAGACTTACTGCTTCACGCCTTCAGCCTGGATATGCAGCACCGTCTTCAGGCTGAAACCGTACGACTTGCCGTAGTCCATCCCGAAGTCGCCGCGATCGAAGGTCCCCGTCGCTTCCGTGCCGCAGACTTCCTTCTTCATCATCGGGTTCACGAAGCACTTGAAGCTCTCGATCTTGAGATTCAGCGGCTTTGTCACGCCGTGCATCGTCAGCGTGCCGACGACTTCCGACGGCTTGTCACCGTCGAACTTGATCGACGTGCCCTTGTAGACGGCCGTCGGGTACTTGGCGGCATCGAAGAATTCGGGCTTTTGCAGATGCTCGTCGAGCTTCGCGTTGCCCGTGTTGATCGACGACACGTCGATGGTCACGTCCACCGTGCCGGTCTTCGCCGCGCGGTCGAGCACCACGGTGCCGCTGGTCTTGTTGAACTTGCCGCGCCACGTCGACACGCCGCCGAAGTGGTCCGCCTCGAAGCTCGGATACGTGTGGTTCGGGTCGAGCTGATACGTGTCAGCGGCCATCGCGCTGAAGGACAGGCCGGCTGCGAGCATGCCGGCGGCGATCATCGAAAGCTTGTTCAAGTGCTTCTCCTGACTGATTGAGTGTTGATTTACGTTGTTGAACGAAACGGCCGCCGCTTACTTCTTCGCGGCGACGATATGAAACTTGATGACGACGTCGTCCGCGACCACCGACGTGTCCTTCCACTCGCCCGTGCCCACGTCGAATTGCGTGCGCTTGATCGGCAGCGAGCCGTCGAAGGTTTCGGTCGCGCCCTGCTGCGTGATGGTGACCGGCACCGTCACCGTCTGCGACTTGCCCTTGATCGTGATCTTGCCCGTCACCTTGTACTGATTGCCGCCCGCAGGCGCAATCGCGCTGGAAACGAACGTGGCGGTCGGATACGTCGCGCTGTCGAACCATTCCTTGCCGCGCACCTGCTTGTTGTAGTCGGCGTCGCCGAGATCGTAGCTGCCGGTGTCGATGGTGATGTTCGCGCTGCCTGCCGCAGGCTTCGCGGGATCGAATGAAATCTGCGCGTTGAACTTGTTGAACTTGCCGTCGGTGGGCACGTTCATCTGCTTGGACGTGGCGATGACCGAGCTCTTCGCCATATCGACCTGTGCCTGTGCGCCCGCTGCCGTGGCGAGCGATGCTGCGGCCACTGCCGCCAGCATCCATCCATTGAGTTTCAGTTTCATGTGAGCCTTTTTTATTGATTCGACGAGCAACCGGTATTGGAAATCAAAAGCATGCTGGAACCAACAGCGCGCCGGAAACGCCTTGCCAACGACGAGGAAACCATCGCAGCTCGCACCGCGCTTTATCTGATGAACGGCAGCATGCGGCCGAGCAAGCCGTCGCGATCCACGAAATGATGTTTGAGCGCCGCGAGCACATGCATCGCGACGAGCACCAGCAGCCCGTAGTTCAGCGCCACATGAACGATGCGCAGCGTGGCCTTCAGCGCCTTGTCCGGCCCGATGAGGGTCGGCAGCGGCAGCACGCCGAGGTACACCACCTGTAAGCCCGCCGCCGAACTGTAGAGATAGCCGGAGGCGGGAATCACGATCATCAACACATACAACAACGCGTGCGTCACGTGCGCCGCGCCCTGCTGCCAGCGCGGCATGCCGGCCGGCATGGACGGCGCGCGATGCGTGAAGCGCCAGACGAGCCGCAGCGCCGCCAGCACGAACACGGTCACGCCGATCCACTTGTGCCATGAAAAATACTTGAGCTTGGTCGGCGTGAAACCGGGGATATCGGTCATGATCCAGCCGAGGTAAAACCCGCCGACGATCAAAAGCGCGATCACCCAGTGAAAAGCGATCGCCGTCGCGCCGTATCGCTCAGCCGGTTTTGCCTGCGAGATGCCAACACTGCTGTTCATGATGCCGATGTCCTAAATATCTGTGATGTGCGTCGGCGCGATCCATTTCTGACCGATGCATGCGCCGCCATGCTACCCGAACAGCGGCAAATTGCCACCGTGCGCGCACACGACCTTGAAACGCTCCGAGGCAACACTGGCGGGGCTTTGCGTCATTCTGCGCCCGATGTACCGCGTTCATGCAACGAACTATTTCGCCCATGCAACGGTCGATGCTCCCCGCAATAATGCCCTCGCGAACGCGGCCCGAATTGAACGTAAATGCAGGCGCATTTATTCCGCTAGGAGTCTTATCGTCGCATGGCATCCGTGTTTGATACCATGCTGCTGCTACCGTGCGCGCTGGCTCGGGACTTGCTCTTACTGCCCCGGGCCGACCTTGCGGCGCCATACGAACACGCATGAGAAGGCCCGGCATCGACTATGAATGTGAACGATTCAGAAGAACTGATCGCATGTCACGAATGCGACGCGCTCTTCACGAAGCGCGCGCTTCCCGAGCACAGCAGCGCGAATTGTGCGCGTTGCGGCGCGCGGCTCTATCGCGCCATCACACCGAATCTCGACCGTATCTGCGCGACGACGCTCGCCGCGCTCATCACCTTCGTCATCGCGCAGGCGTTTCCCATCGTCGAACTCGATGCGAACGGCATCACGTCGCAGACGACGCTCATCGGCGCAATCATCGCGCTGTGGGGCGAGCACATGGAAGTCGTCGCGGTGCTCGTGTTCTGCGCGACCATCTTGTTTCCGCTCTGCGAGCTCACCGCCCTGCTCTATGTGCTGATGCCCGTGCGCGCCGGCTACGTGCCGCCGGGCTTTCACGTCACGTTGCGCGCCATTCAGTTCGTGCGGCCGTGGGGCATGATCGAGGTGTTCATGCTGGGCGTGCTCGTCACGCTCGTGAAGATGCTGAGCGTCGCGCGCGTGATTCCCGAAGCCGCCCTCTTCGCATTCGGCGCGCTCACGCTGATGGTGGCGGTCGTCGTCAGTTTCGATCCGCGCTCGCTGTGGGATATTGCGAGCAATCTTCCGCGGCGCGGGCGCGCGCGCGCCGTGGCGTCCATGAGGCAGAAATCGTGACCGACACCCCGCGCAACGCGGCCTCGCAAGAGCCCGGCGCCCAACCGCCCACGCTCTTCACGACGGCCTCGCGCGAGGGCGTCGTCGGGTGCCACGCGTGCGGTCTCGTGCAGCCGCTCGCGCGCACGGTCGAAAAGCAGCGCTGCACGCGCTGCGGCGCGGCCGTTCACCGGCGCAATCCGGACAGCATCGCGCGGACGTGGGCGCTGCTCATCAGCGCGGCGATCCTCTACATTCCCGCGAACGTGTTTCCGATGCTGCACACGTCGTCCATTCTCGGCTCGGAGGACGACACCATCATGAGCGGCGTCGCGCTGTTCTGGAGCGATGGCGACTATCCGCTCGCGGCCGTCATTTTCATTGCGAGCATTCTGGTGCCGATGCTCAAGCTCCTTTCGCTCGCGTTTCTGGTCGTGAGCGTACAGCGGCGCTCGACGTGGCGCCCGCGCCAGCGAACCACGCTATTTCGCATCGTCGAAGGCATCGGCCGATGGTCCATGCTCGATATCTTCGTCGTCACGCTCACCGTCGCGCTCGTGCGTTTCAAGTCGGTCGCGGTCATCACGGCGGGGCCGGCCGCGCTCGCGTTCGCGTCCGTCGTCGTCTTGACGATGCTCGCGTCGATGCAGTTCGACCCACGTCTGATTTGGGACAACATAGAACCGTCAGGAAAGAAATATGACTAGTGCCCAAGGTCCGAATGGGCCGGATACACCGAACACGCCCGAGGAACCCAGTGGCGGCGGGCTGCCGCCGCGATTGCCCGAACCCGTGATCGAGCCGCGCAGCCGCTGGTTGCCCTCGCTCGTGTGGGTCATTCCGATCGTCGCGGCGCTGATCGGCGTTTTTCTCGTCGTGAAGACGGTGTCGAGCCGCGGCCCGACCGTCACCATTAGTTTCGTGAGCGCTGAGGGCCTCGAACCCGGCAAGACCAAGGTCAAGTTCAAGGATGTGGACATCGGCACGGTCAAGACCATCACGCTCTCCAAAGACCATTCGCGCGTGCTCGTGGACGTGCAACTCACGAAGGAAGCCACCGATTTCGCCGTGAAGGACACACGCTTCTGGGTCGTGCGGCCGCGCGTGGCGGCAAGCGGCGTGACCGGTCTTTCCACGCTGCTGTCCGGCGCGTATATCGGCGCGGACGCCGGTAAATCGACCGAGGACCAGACTTACTTTGTCGGGCTGGAGACGCCGCCCGCCGTCACCGGCGACCAGAAGGGCCACACATTCACGCTGCACGGCGAATCGCTCGGCTCGCTGGATATCGGCTCGCCCGTGTATTACCGGCGCGTGCAGGTCGGTCAGGTCACGGCGTTTTCGCTCGATAAAGACGGCACCGGCGTCACCATGCAGGTCTTCGTGAACGCGCCCTACGACCAGTACGTCGGCACGAATTCGCGCTGGTGGCACGCGAGCGGCGTCGATCTGCGGCTCGATTCCAGCGGCTTCACGCTCAACACGCAGTCGCTCGCGACGGTCGTGCTGGGCGGCATCGCGTTCCAGACGCCGCCGAATCAGCAAGCCGGCGCGCAAGCGAAGGAGAACGCGACCTTCCGCCTCGCGTCGGATCAAGCCGACGCCATGCGCGACCCCGACGGCGACCCCGTGCACGTCGTGATGAACTTCAATCAGTCGCTGCGCGGCTTGTCGGTGGGCGCGCCGGTCGATTTCCGCGGCATCGTGCTCGGGCAGGTGACGGGCATCGGCGTGCGATACGACCCGCAGTCGCATTCGTTCATGATGCCCGTGACCATCGATCTTTATCCGGACCGGCTCGGCCGCCGCGCGAAAGCCGCCCTGCCCGAGCAGGGAACGGAGCAAAGCCACGACATGCTGGAACTGCTCGTCAAACGCGGCCTGCGCGGGCAGTTGCGGACCGGCAACCTGTTGACGAGCCAGTTGTACGTCGCGCTCGACTTCTTCCCGAAGGCGGCGCCTGCGAAGGTCGTCGTCGGTAACGATCCGATCGAATTGCCGACCGTGCCGAACACGCTCGACGAGTTGCAACTGCAGATTGCCGACATCGCGCGCAAGCTGGACAAGATCCCGTTCGATCAGATCGGCACGAACCTGAACGGCTCGCTGAAGAACGCGAATACGCTGTTCGATCAACTGAACAAGGAAGTCATGCCGGAAATGCGCGACACGCTCACGCAGGCGAAGAAGACCTTCGGCGCGGCGCAATCGACGCTTCAGCAGGACTCACCGCTCCAGTCCGACGTGCATCAGGCGATGCAGGAACTGACGCGGACGCTTCAATCGCTCAATGCGCTGGCCGATTATCTGGAGCGTCATCCGGAATCGCTGTTGCGCGGCAAACCGGAGGACAAACCATGAGGTTCGGCGCGTTGTTGTTGACTGTGGGCGCAGCGGGCGCGCTGTGCGCGTGCGCGTCCTCGCCGTCGAGCCGGTTCTACACGCTGGGCGGCGCGGGGCAGACGCCGGCGACCGTGTCGTCGTCGCCGGTCGCGTTCTATTTCCAGCTCGCGCCGGTGGACATGCCGGAGCAGGTTTCGCGCAACCAGCTGGTTGTGCAGACGAGTCCTGCGCAGGTGAGCGTGCTGGAACAGGAGCGCTGGGCCTCGCTTCCGGGCGACGAAGTGCGGCGCGCGCTGTCGAGCGATCTCTCGCAACAGCTGAACGCGATCGATGTCTACGGCACGCCGTATCCGGAGTCGTCGCCGGTGTATCGCGTGACGGTGAAAGTTCAGCGGTTCGAGTCCTGGCCGGGCTCGCAAGCCGTGCTCGATGCCGTCTGGAGCGTGCGCGCAGCTGGTTCGCAAGCGGTGATGACGTGCCGCACGGTGGCGGACGAACGCGTCGGCGACGGCTACGACGCGCTCGTCGACGGGCATCGCAAGGCGGTGGATACGCTTGCGTCGGCCATTTCGGCAGGCGTGCGAAGTCTCGCTTCGCTGCCGCCTGCGCCTGCGCCTGCCAACGCTTCGTCCGCGAAAGGCAAAGCTGCCGCCGCGCCGAATCCACGGCCCGCGCCGGTTCTGCCGTGCCCGGCGTCGGGCGGTGCGACAACCGCGAGCGCGCAGTACTCACCCGCGCGAAGGTGAAGCGTAGGAACCCGATGTTTTCATCAGCGGCGCCGTGTTT
This Caballeronia sp. LZ062 DNA region includes the following protein-coding sequences:
- a CDS encoding MlaD family protein, producing the protein MTSAQGPNGPDTPNTPEEPSGGGLPPRLPEPVIEPRSRWLPSLVWVIPIVAALIGVFLVVKTVSSRGPTVTISFVSAEGLEPGKTKVKFKDVDIGTVKTITLSKDHSRVLVDVQLTKEATDFAVKDTRFWVVRPRVAASGVTGLSTLLSGAYIGADAGKSTEDQTYFVGLETPPAVTGDQKGHTFTLHGESLGSLDIGSPVYYRRVQVGQVTAFSLDKDGTGVTMQVFVNAPYDQYVGTNSRWWHASGVDLRLDSSGFTLNTQSLATVVLGGIAFQTPPNQQAGAQAKENATFRLASDQADAMRDPDGDPVHVVMNFNQSLRGLSVGAPVDFRGIVLGQVTGIGVRYDPQSHSFMMPVTIDLYPDRLGRRAKAALPEQGTEQSHDMLELLVKRGLRGQLRTGNLLTSQLYVALDFFPKAAPAKVVVGNDPIELPTVPNTLDELQLQIADIARKLDKIPFDQIGTNLNGSLKNANTLFDQLNKEVMPEMRDTLTQAKKTFGAAQSTLQQDSPLQSDVHQAMQELTRTLQSLNALADYLERHPESLLRGKPEDKP
- a CDS encoding PqiC family protein, producing the protein MRFGALLLTVGAAGALCACASSPSSRFYTLGGAGQTPATVSSSPVAFYFQLAPVDMPEQVSRNQLVVQTSPAQVSVLEQERWASLPGDEVRRALSSDLSQQLNAIDVYGTPYPESSPVYRVTVKVQRFESWPGSQAVLDAVWSVRAAGSQAVMTCRTVADERVGDGYDALVDGHRKAVDTLASAISAGVRSLASLPPAPAPANASSAKGKAAAAPNPRPAPVLPCPASGGATTASAQYSPARR